The Pseudomonas azadiae genome contains a region encoding:
- the serA gene encoding phosphoglycerate dehydrogenase: MSKTSLDKSKIKFLLLEGVHPSALDVLKAAGYTSIEYITSSLPEAQLKEKIADAHFIGIRSRTQLTEEIFDHAKKLVAVGCFCIGTNQVDLNAARERGIAVFNAPYSNTRSVAELVLAEAILLLRGIPEKNASCHRGGWIKSAANSFEIRGKKLGIVGYGSIGTQLSVLAEGLGMQVFFYDTLTKLPLGNATQVSSLTELLGMSDIVTLHVPETAETQWMIGEKEIRAIKKGGILINAARGTVVELDALADAIKDKHLIGAAIDVFPVEPRSNDDIFESPLRGLDNVILTPHIGGSTAEAQANIGLEVSEKLVKYSDNGTSVSSVNFPEVALPAHPGKHRLLHIHQNIPGVMMEINKVFAENGINISGQFLQTNEKVGYVVIDVDAEYSDLAQEKLQHINGTIRSRVLF, encoded by the coding sequence ATGAGCAAGACTTCTCTCGATAAGAGCAAGATCAAGTTCCTTCTTCTGGAAGGCGTCCACCCTTCGGCTCTCGACGTTCTGAAAGCCGCCGGGTACACCAGCATTGAGTACATCACCAGTTCTCTGCCGGAAGCCCAGCTCAAGGAAAAGATCGCCGACGCGCACTTTATCGGCATTCGCTCCCGCACTCAGCTGACCGAAGAGATCTTCGACCACGCCAAGAAGCTCGTGGCGGTTGGCTGTTTCTGCATCGGCACCAACCAGGTCGACCTCAACGCAGCGCGCGAGCGCGGCATCGCGGTGTTCAACGCACCGTACTCCAACACCCGCTCCGTTGCGGAACTGGTGCTGGCCGAGGCCATCCTGCTGTTGCGCGGTATCCCCGAGAAGAACGCTTCCTGCCACCGTGGCGGCTGGATCAAGAGCGCAGCCAATTCTTTCGAAATCCGCGGCAAGAAACTGGGCATCGTCGGGTACGGCTCCATCGGCACGCAGCTTTCCGTTCTTGCCGAAGGCTTGGGGATGCAGGTGTTCTTCTACGACACCCTGACCAAGCTGCCATTGGGCAACGCCACGCAAGTGTCGAGCCTGACCGAGCTGCTGGGCATGTCCGACATTGTCACCCTGCACGTTCCGGAAACCGCTGAAACCCAGTGGATGATCGGCGAGAAGGAAATCCGCGCCATCAAGAAAGGCGGGATCCTGATCAACGCAGCGCGCGGCACCGTTGTCGAGTTGGACGCTCTGGCCGACGCGATCAAGGATAAACACCTGATCGGCGCCGCCATCGACGTGTTCCCCGTGGAGCCACGCTCCAACGACGACATCTTCGAAAGCCCGCTGCGTGGCCTGGACAACGTGATCCTGACCCCGCACATCGGCGGCTCCACCGCCGAGGCGCAGGCCAACATCGGTCTGGAAGTGTCCGAGAAGCTGGTCAAGTACAGTGACAACGGTACGTCGGTCTCGTCCGTCAACTTCCCGGAAGTGGCCCTGCCGGCTCACCCTGGCAAGCACCGTCTGCTGCACATCCACCAGAACATTCCTGGCGTGATGATGGAGATCAACAAGGTCTTCGCGGAAAACGGCATCAACATCTCCGGTCAGTTCCTGCAGACCAACGAGAAGGTCGGCTACGTGGTCATCGACGTCGATGCCGAGTACTCGGACCTGGCGCAAGAGAAGCTGCAGCACATCAACGGCACGATTCGTAGCCGCGTGTTGTTCTAA
- a CDS encoding DUF6436 domain-containing protein: MRQPHRTALFASLILVLCAGVLWVAYDWFQGRYLRAFSDHTAVFSGDPLRLPAELAGPGPIRLVHFWDPACPCNVGNQQHLGELIEQYAPEGVEFYALQKPGSHGQLPVNLRKMKILNALPGADQVPASPAVGIWDRSGKLAYFGPYSEGLTCNASNSFIEPILKALEAGRAVNATHTLAVGCYCSWPKGP; the protein is encoded by the coding sequence ATGCGACAGCCCCACCGCACCGCCTTGTTCGCCAGCCTGATCCTGGTTCTCTGCGCTGGCGTGCTGTGGGTGGCCTATGACTGGTTCCAGGGCCGCTACCTGCGCGCCTTCAGCGATCACACGGCGGTCTTTTCCGGTGACCCGTTGAGGCTGCCGGCCGAGCTCGCGGGGCCGGGCCCGATCCGCCTGGTGCACTTCTGGGACCCGGCCTGCCCCTGCAACGTTGGCAACCAACAGCACCTGGGCGAGTTGATCGAGCAATACGCGCCTGAAGGCGTCGAGTTCTACGCCCTGCAAAAACCCGGCAGCCACGGCCAACTGCCCGTCAACCTGCGCAAGATGAAAATCCTCAACGCCCTGCCCGGGGCCGACCAGGTGCCGGCCAGCCCGGCCGTGGGGATCTGGGATCGCAGCGGCAAGCTGGCGTATTTCGGGCCCTACAGCGAAGGCCTCACGTGCAATGCCAGCAACAGCTTTATCGAACCGATCTTGAAGGCTCTTGAAGCGGGACGCGCGGTGAATGCCACGCACACCCTGGCGGTGGGCTGCTATTGTTCGTGGCCAAAAGGCCCGTAG
- a CDS encoding FAD-binding oxidoreductase — MTHPALIDELKTLVEPGKVLTDADSLETYGKDWTKHFAPAPTAIVFPKTIEQVQAIVRWANERKVALVPSGGRTGLSAAAVAANGEVVVSFDYMNQILDVNLTDRTAVCQPGVVTKQLQNVAEENGLYYPVDFASSGSSQIGGNIGTNAGGIKVIRYGMTRNWVAGMKVVTGKGDVLELNRDLIKNATGYDMRQLFIGAEGTLGFVVEATMRLDRAPKNLTAMVLGTTDFDSIMPVLHAFQSKLDLTAFEFFSDKALAKVLGRGDVPAPFETECPFYALLEFEATTEEVANHALETFEHCVEQGWVLDGVMSQSETQLHNLWKLREYISETISHWTPYKNDISVTVSNVPAFLQEIDAIVGEYYPDFEIVWFGHIGDGNLHLNILKPENLSKDEFFAKCATVNKWVFETVEKYNGSISAEHGVGMTKRDYLTYSRSPVEIEYMKAVKAVFDPNGIMNPGKIFAV; from the coding sequence ATGACCCATCCTGCCCTGATTGATGAGCTAAAGACCCTGGTTGAGCCCGGCAAAGTGCTGACCGACGCCGACTCTCTGGAGACTTATGGCAAGGATTGGACCAAGCACTTCGCACCCGCGCCCACGGCCATCGTTTTTCCCAAGACCATCGAACAGGTACAGGCCATCGTGCGTTGGGCCAATGAGCGCAAGGTGGCGCTGGTGCCTTCCGGCGGGCGTACCGGCCTGTCGGCAGCCGCCGTGGCGGCGAATGGCGAAGTGGTGGTGTCGTTCGACTACATGAACCAGATCCTCGACGTGAACCTCACCGACCGCACCGCCGTGTGCCAGCCGGGCGTGGTCACCAAGCAATTGCAGAACGTCGCCGAAGAAAACGGCCTGTATTACCCGGTGGATTTTGCATCGTCCGGGTCCAGTCAGATTGGCGGCAATATCGGCACCAATGCCGGCGGCATCAAGGTGATTCGCTACGGCATGACCCGCAACTGGGTGGCCGGCATGAAAGTCGTCACCGGCAAGGGCGACGTGCTGGAACTGAACCGCGACCTGATCAAGAACGCGACCGGCTACGACATGCGTCAGCTGTTCATCGGCGCGGAAGGCACCCTGGGTTTCGTGGTTGAAGCCACCATGCGCCTGGACCGCGCGCCGAAAAATCTCACCGCCATGGTGTTGGGTACCACCGACTTCGACTCGATCATGCCGGTATTGCACGCGTTCCAGAGCAAGCTTGACCTGACCGCCTTCGAGTTCTTTTCGGACAAGGCCTTGGCCAAAGTCCTCGGCCGTGGCGACGTGCCAGCGCCGTTCGAAACCGAGTGCCCGTTCTATGCGCTGCTGGAATTCGAAGCCACCACTGAAGAAGTCGCTAACCACGCGCTGGAAACCTTCGAGCACTGCGTCGAGCAGGGCTGGGTGTTGGACGGCGTGATGAGCCAGAGCGAAACCCAGCTGCACAACCTGTGGAAGCTGCGCGAGTACATCTCCGAGACCATTTCCCACTGGACGCCGTACAAAAACGACATTTCGGTGACTGTTTCCAACGTGCCAGCGTTCTTGCAGGAAATTGATGCGATTGTCGGCGAATACTACCCGGACTTTGAAATCGTCTGGTTCGGCCACATCGGCGACGGCAACTTGCACCTGAACATCCTCAAGCCGGAAAACCTGAGCAAGGACGAGTTCTTCGCCAAGTGCGCCACCGTGAACAAATGGGTATTTGAAACCGTCGAGAAGTACAACGGTTCGATCTCCGCCGAACACGGTGTGGGCATGACCAAGCGCGATTACCTGACCTACAGCCGTTCGCCGGTTGAAATCGAATACATGAAAGCAGTGAAAGCCGTGTTCGACCCCAACGGGATCATGAACCCTGGCAAGATCTTCGCTGTTTAA
- a CDS encoding transporter substrate-binding domain-containing protein, whose amino-acid sequence MRFSPGLLLLLPLLSPLAHAELIDDVNDRGELRIAVEANTPPFNFKEGDKLTGFEVELGEQLAEEMDVRPSFITTDDTDLLPGVETGKYDVAINHIAMTAALQDRFDFSAPYNEKPELAIPFQKGNPAFKVSLDGALKRVKDDGRLKALAQKWLDGDTPVVKAQ is encoded by the coding sequence ATGCGCTTTTCGCCTGGCCTGTTACTGCTGCTTCCTCTTCTGAGCCCATTGGCTCATGCCGAACTGATCGACGACGTCAATGACCGTGGCGAACTGCGCATTGCCGTTGAAGCCAATACACCGCCGTTCAACTTCAAGGAAGGCGACAAACTCACCGGCTTCGAAGTGGAGCTTGGCGAGCAACTGGCAGAGGAGATGGACGTACGCCCCTCGTTTATCACCACCGATGACACCGACCTGCTGCCGGGGGTAGAAACCGGCAAGTACGATGTGGCCATCAACCATATCGCTATGACTGCCGCGCTGCAGGATCGTTTCGATTTCAGTGCGCCTTACAACGAGAAGCCTGAGCTGGCGATACCGTTTCAGAAGGGTAATCCAGCGTTCAAGGTAAGTTTGGATGGGGCGCTGAAGCGGGTGAAGGATGATGGGCGATTGAAGGCACTGGCGCAGAAGTGGTTGGACGGCGACACACCAGTAGTCAAGGCACAGTAG
- the rpiA gene encoding ribose-5-phosphate isomerase RpiA has protein sequence MTQDQLKQAVAQAAVDLILPKLDDKSIVGVGTGSTANCFIDALARHKGAFDGAVASSEATAARLKGHGIPVYELNTVSDLEFYVDGADESDEHLNLIKGGGAALTREKIVAAVAKTFICIADASKLVPVLGAFPLPVEVIPMARSHVARELVKLGGDPVYREGVLTDNGNIILDVFNMQITDPVRLETQINAIVGVVTNGLFAARPADVLLLGTSEGVKTLKA, from the coding sequence ATGACCCAGGATCAACTCAAACAGGCAGTGGCCCAGGCCGCTGTCGATTTAATCCTTCCCAAACTCGACGACAAGAGCATCGTCGGTGTCGGCACCGGCTCCACCGCCAACTGCTTCATCGATGCGCTGGCCCGGCACAAGGGCGCGTTCGACGGCGCCGTGGCCAGCTCCGAAGCCACCGCCGCGCGCCTCAAGGGCCATGGCATTCCGGTGTACGAGCTCAACACCGTGAGCGACCTGGAGTTCTACGTCGACGGCGCCGATGAAAGCGACGAGCACCTGAACCTGATCAAGGGCGGCGGCGCGGCCCTGACCCGCGAGAAGATCGTCGCGGCCGTGGCCAAGACCTTTATCTGCATCGCCGACGCCAGCAAGCTGGTGCCGGTACTCGGCGCGTTCCCGCTGCCGGTGGAAGTGATCCCGATGGCCCGCAGCCACGTGGCCCGCGAGCTGGTGAAACTGGGCGGCGACCCGGTGTACCGCGAAGGCGTGTTGACCGACAACGGCAACATCATCCTCGACGTGTTCAACATGCAGATCACCGATCCGGTGCGGCTTGAGACGCAGATCAACGCGATCGTGGGCGTGGTCACCAACGGCCTGTTCGCCGCGCGCCCTGCGGATGTGTTGCTGCTGGGCACCTCCGAAGGCGTCAAAACCCTCAAGGCCTGA
- a CDS encoding SdiA-regulated domain-containing protein yields the protein MAVPLPSATPKPRSRFALRWYSWLLLAGVIVYGVAWIMHWDDRGVLWVLEGFETSAERQESVWLPDYHAVIDGKLLPGMEKDEASDIAYNPQTNTLFSVMGKNPFLVELTLQGEVLRKMPLNGWENPEGVTVMENGLIAVVDERQHSLTIVKVDATTQQLNKADFPVYDLGPSKNQNKAFEAITWDKRNQQLVLGEERPPALFTWKSDGSQTLAGTKQKRASSELDMRNLSALAVDPRTGHLLMLSADSHLLLELDEKGEQVSFMTLLGGFNGLKNTIPRAEGVTMDENGTLYMVSEPNLFYRFERQK from the coding sequence ATGGCCGTGCCTCTGCCCTCCGCCACACCCAAGCCGCGTTCTCGTTTTGCCCTGCGCTGGTACTCCTGGCTGCTGCTTGCCGGCGTGATCGTGTATGGCGTCGCCTGGATCATGCACTGGGATGATCGCGGTGTGCTGTGGGTGCTTGAAGGCTTCGAAACTTCCGCCGAGCGCCAGGAAAGCGTGTGGCTGCCGGACTACCATGCGGTCATCGATGGCAAGCTTTTGCCGGGGATGGAGAAGGATGAAGCGTCCGACATCGCTTACAACCCTCAGACCAACACCCTGTTTTCAGTGATGGGCAAGAACCCGTTCCTCGTCGAGTTGACCCTGCAAGGCGAGGTGTTGCGCAAGATGCCGCTCAACGGCTGGGAAAACCCCGAAGGCGTGACGGTGATGGAAAACGGCCTGATCGCCGTGGTCGACGAGCGCCAGCACAGCCTGACCATCGTCAAGGTCGACGCCACCACCCAGCAATTGAACAAGGCTGACTTCCCCGTGTATGACCTGGGCCCGTCCAAGAACCAGAACAAAGCCTTTGAAGCCATCACCTGGGACAAGCGCAACCAGCAGTTGGTGTTGGGCGAAGAGCGCCCGCCGGCCCTGTTTACCTGGAAAAGCGACGGCAGCCAGACGCTGGCCGGCACCAAGCAAAAGCGAGCCAGCTCAGAACTGGACATGCGTAACCTCTCCGCCCTGGCTGTCGACCCACGTACCGGCCACCTGCTGATGCTGTCGGCCGACTCTCATCTGTTGCTGGAGCTGGACGAGAAGGGCGAGCAAGTCAGCTTCATGACCTTGCTGGGTGGGTTCAATGGCCTCAAAAACACCATTCCACGGGCCGAAGGTGTGACCATGGACGAGAACGGCACGCTGTACATGGTCAGTGAGCCCAATCTGTTCTATCGTTTTGAAAGGCAGAAATAA
- a CDS encoding 2OG-Fe(II) oxygenase, which yields MRAMQIPLDHPLLQRVVDDLAEKGWSRQDGFLPQALTLELAAECRKRAAEGELAPAAVGRGPAQEIREGIRGDHIQWLEEGDAAVCDRYMAIMDSLRLAMNRGLFLGLEDFESHFAMYPPGAFYLKHLDRFRDDDRRMVSAVIYLNDAWLPEHGGQLRMYLKGGVEYDVVPSGGCLVVFLSGEVPHEVMPATRERLSLTGWFRRRGNEPF from the coding sequence ATGCGCGCCATGCAAATACCCCTCGATCACCCCTTGCTGCAACGCGTTGTCGACGACCTGGCCGAAAAGGGCTGGTCCCGGCAGGACGGCTTCCTGCCCCAGGCTCTGACCCTGGAACTGGCGGCTGAGTGCCGTAAACGTGCGGCCGAGGGTGAACTGGCCCCGGCGGCGGTTGGGCGCGGCCCGGCCCAGGAAATCCGCGAGGGCATTCGCGGTGACCATATCCAGTGGCTGGAAGAGGGCGATGCGGCGGTCTGCGATCGTTACATGGCGATCATGGACAGCCTGCGCCTGGCGATGAACCGCGGCCTGTTCCTCGGCCTGGAAGATTTCGAAAGCCACTTTGCGATGTACCCGCCGGGAGCGTTTTACCTCAAGCACCTGGACCGCTTCCGCGACGATGACCGGCGCATGGTCTCGGCGGTGATCTACTTGAACGACGCCTGGCTGCCCGAGCATGGCGGCCAGTTGCGCATGTACCTCAAGGGCGGCGTCGAATACGACGTGGTGCCCAGCGGCGGTTGCCTGGTGGTGTTCCTCTCCGGCGAAGTGCCTCACGAGGTCATGCCCGCCACGCGCGAACGCCTGTCCCTCACTGGCTGGTTTCGCCGGCGGGGCAACGAGCCGTTTTGA
- a CDS encoding fumarylacetoacetate hydrolase family protein: protein MSYQHKYVDGTNIHFPVGKVVCIGRNYAEHAKELDNPVPTEPLLFIKPGSCVVPLEGGFSIPTERGSVHYEAEIAVLIGKPLSTTPSREEVLDAISGFAPALDLTLRDKQAELKAKGLPWEIAKSFDGAAVIAPFVVSSTFADVTDIGIRLSINGEVRQNGNSSQMLNPIIPMIQHMAGCFSLQAGDVILTGTPAGVGPLNVGDKLVLELSGVNRFESSVR, encoded by the coding sequence ATGAGCTACCAGCACAAGTACGTCGACGGCACCAACATCCACTTTCCGGTAGGCAAAGTCGTCTGTATCGGGCGTAACTACGCCGAACACGCCAAGGAATTGGACAACCCGGTACCCACCGAGCCGTTGCTGTTCATCAAGCCGGGCAGCTGCGTGGTGCCGTTGGAAGGCGGTTTCAGCATCCCGACCGAGCGCGGTTCGGTGCATTACGAAGCGGAGATTGCGGTACTGATCGGCAAGCCCTTGTCGACCACGCCCAGCCGTGAAGAAGTGTTGGACGCCATCTCCGGCTTCGCTCCGGCCCTGGACCTGACCTTGCGCGACAAGCAGGCCGAGCTCAAGGCCAAGGGCCTGCCATGGGAAATCGCCAAGTCCTTCGATGGCGCGGCGGTGATTGCACCGTTTGTGGTCAGCAGTACCTTTGCGGACGTGACCGACATCGGCATTCGCCTGAGCATCAATGGCGAAGTGCGCCAGAACGGCAACAGCTCGCAAATGCTCAACCCGATCATCCCGATGATCCAGCACATGGCCGGCTGCTTCTCGCTGCAAGCGGGCGATGTGATCCTCACCGGCACCCCGGCTGGCGTGGGTCCGCTGAATGTGGGCGATAAGCTGGTGCTGGAGTTGTCGGGTGTGAATCGCTTCGAAAGCAGCGTTCGCTGA
- a CDS encoding alpha/beta hydrolase, translating into MPVTFDPDHLRESLRPLVDAQPLSAEARVYQRFYGLDLAARTVPVVSRLGRFEVDGFEVVAQVWWPPVPVATMFLFHGFYDHMGLYRHVVDWALDQGFVVIACDLPGHGLSSGPRASIDEFSVYQNVVRALFSQADALQLPQPWHLFGQSTGGAVVVDHLLNHGADSPAQGKTFLLSPLVRPRAWGWSQLSYYLLRPFVNGIARRFSENTHDPAFKPFLEADPLQPRQLPTAWVGALARWIKRIEAAPRSPRRPVIVQGEEDMTVDWQHNLQVLRSKFDQPEVLMLARGRHHLANEIAEIREEYFRYLTDHLK; encoded by the coding sequence ATGCCTGTCACCTTTGACCCCGATCATCTGCGCGAAAGCCTGCGGCCCCTGGTGGATGCGCAACCGCTTTCGGCCGAGGCGCGGGTCTACCAGCGTTTTTATGGGCTGGATCTGGCTGCGCGCACCGTGCCGGTGGTGAGCCGGCTGGGGCGTTTCGAGGTGGATGGCTTTGAGGTGGTCGCCCAGGTGTGGTGGCCGCCAGTGCCGGTGGCCACGATGTTCCTGTTTCACGGCTTCTATGACCACATGGGGTTATATCGCCATGTGGTGGACTGGGCGCTGGACCAGGGTTTCGTGGTGATCGCCTGTGACCTGCCTGGCCATGGCCTGTCCAGCGGCCCGCGCGCCAGCATCGATGAGTTTTCGGTGTATCAGAACGTGGTGCGGGCCCTGTTCAGCCAGGCCGACGCACTGCAACTGCCGCAGCCCTGGCACTTGTTCGGGCAAAGCACCGGCGGCGCGGTGGTGGTGGATCACTTGCTCAACCATGGCGCCGACAGCCCGGCCCAGGGCAAGACCTTCCTGCTATCGCCGTTGGTGCGGCCACGTGCCTGGGGCTGGTCGCAACTCAGCTATTACCTGCTGCGGCCGTTTGTCAACGGCATTGCGCGACGGTTCAGCGAGAACACCCATGATCCCGCGTTCAAACCCTTCCTTGAGGCCGACCCGCTGCAGCCGCGCCAACTGCCGACCGCCTGGGTGGGCGCATTGGCGCGCTGGATCAAACGCATCGAAGCCGCGCCGCGCAGCCCAAGGCGGCCAGTGATAGTGCAGGGTGAGGAAGACATGACGGTGGACTGGCAGCACAACCTGCAGGTGCTGCGCAGCAAGTTCGACCAGCCCGAGGTGTTGATGCTGGCGCGTGGCAGGCATCATTTGGCGAATGAGATTGCGGAGATTCGCGAGGAGTATTTCCGCTATTTGACGGATCATCTGAAGTAA
- a CDS encoding DUF2059 domain-containing protein — protein sequence MRRLFFSLLMFCALPAWADGHDQLYKVAGWAEQRAHFNDALSAAQQRYRNSLPPAVYQALVDNSNKRFAAQAMDQRAEAQLRKHLVDPKPALGFFQSPLGRKIVAAELQATRRDQLAKNAQGLPKIEADATRSLIIGHLAQALPAREAGAEVSLAIAGVAADSLSQMIPGLLGGGQAQGMLNGQRERLMQQIDKDLNNTLLYVYRDLSDPELEEFATFAESQEGKAYYQAALAAIRAGLAVGQSTSSLAP from the coding sequence ATGCGTCGTTTGTTTTTTTCCTTGCTGATGTTCTGCGCTTTGCCCGCTTGGGCAGACGGCCATGACCAGTTGTACAAGGTCGCCGGCTGGGCCGAACAACGTGCGCATTTCAATGACGCCCTCAGTGCCGCCCAGCAGCGCTACCGCAACAGCCTGCCGCCGGCGGTGTACCAGGCGCTGGTGGACAACAGCAATAAACGTTTTGCCGCCCAGGCCATGGACCAGCGTGCCGAAGCGCAATTGCGCAAGCACCTGGTGGATCCCAAACCCGCCCTGGGATTTTTTCAATCGCCCCTGGGCCGCAAGATTGTGGCCGCTGAGTTGCAGGCCACCCGCCGCGACCAACTGGCGAAAAACGCCCAAGGCCTGCCGAAAATCGAAGCCGACGCCACCCGCAGCCTGATCATCGGCCACCTGGCCCAGGCACTGCCGGCCCGTGAAGCCGGCGCCGAAGTCAGCCTGGCGATTGCCGGTGTGGCGGCCGACAGCCTGAGCCAGATGATCCCCGGCTTGTTGGGCGGCGGTCAGGCACAGGGCATGTTGAACGGCCAGCGTGAGCGGTTGATGCAGCAGATCGACAAGGACCTGAACAACACCCTGTTGTATGTCTATCGGGATTTGTCTGACCCGGAGCTGGAAGAATTCGCGACCTTTGCCGAGTCGCAGGAGGGCAAGGCGTATTACCAGGCGGCGCTGGCGGCCATTCGTGCGGGATTGGCTGTTGGTCAGAGTACCTCCAGCCTGGCACCGTAA
- a CDS encoding DUF4399 domain-containing protein: MKALLSRATLASVLLGASMLANAADVPRTPAPKGAEVFIVSPKDGATVDKTFTVKFGVKGLDLEPIDKQVPGAGHHHLLVDQDVKALKADEAIPATATSIHFGKAQTETELTLSPGKHTLQLVAGDNVHRQFEPTVASKVITVNVK, from the coding sequence ATGAAAGCCCTTTTGTCACGTGCAACCCTGGCCAGCGTGTTGCTGGGCGCCTCGATGTTGGCCAATGCCGCTGATGTTCCTCGTACGCCTGCCCCCAAAGGGGCCGAGGTGTTTATCGTCTCGCCCAAAGATGGCGCTACCGTCGACAAAACCTTCACCGTCAAGTTTGGCGTCAAGGGTCTGGACCTGGAGCCAATCGACAAGCAGGTACCGGGCGCCGGCCACCATCACCTGCTGGTGGACCAGGACGTGAAGGCGCTTAAGGCAGACGAAGCCATCCCGGCCACCGCCACTTCGATTCACTTCGGCAAGGCGCAAACCGAAACCGAACTGACCCTGAGCCCAGGCAAGCACACCTTGCAACTGGTGGCTGGCGATAACGTGCATCGCCAATTCGAGCCCACTGTCGCCTCGAAAGTCATCACGGTTAACGTCAAGTAA
- a CDS encoding SdiA-regulated domain-containing protein has protein sequence MRRLARPKPIFFFLALIALISAGAVAQHFRLFERAWFNWQAWRQPANERSIGLADYRVAIEAQVIEGLNDDVSALTYDPVRKSLFTVTNKNAELIELSLEGKILRRIPLVGFGDAEAVEFISDNIYVISDERQQRLIKVHVDDDTQFLDAADAEQMTLGLHVGGNKGFEGLAYDSVGKRLFVAKERDPMLIYEVHGFPHFKPEKTYSVHVINNPKRDAGLFVRDLSSLQYDERSGHLLALSDESFLVLELDIDGRPLSSLSLLNGRHGLKKRVPQAEGIAMDDDGNLYLTSEPNLFYVFKKPDS, from the coding sequence ATGCGACGACTAGCCCGCCCCAAACCTATCTTCTTCTTTCTTGCGCTGATCGCCCTGATCAGCGCCGGGGCCGTTGCGCAGCACTTTCGCCTGTTCGAGCGCGCCTGGTTCAACTGGCAAGCGTGGCGCCAGCCGGCGAATGAGCGCTCCATTGGCCTTGCGGACTACCGCGTGGCCATCGAGGCCCAGGTTATCGAGGGTCTCAATGACGATGTTTCGGCCCTGACCTACGACCCGGTGCGCAAAAGCCTGTTTACCGTCACCAATAAAAATGCCGAGCTGATCGAACTGTCCCTGGAGGGCAAGATCCTGCGGCGCATCCCTTTGGTGGGGTTTGGCGATGCCGAAGCGGTGGAATTTATCAGCGACAACATCTATGTCATCAGCGATGAGCGCCAGCAGCGCCTGATCAAGGTGCACGTGGACGACGACACGCAATTTCTCGATGCCGCCGATGCGGAGCAAATGACCTTGGGCCTGCATGTTGGCGGCAATAAAGGCTTTGAAGGCCTGGCCTATGACTCGGTGGGCAAGCGCCTGTTCGTGGCCAAGGAGCGCGACCCGATGCTGATCTACGAGGTCCACGGCTTCCCCCATTTCAAGCCGGAAAAAACCTACTCGGTGCATGTGATCAACAACCCCAAGCGTGACGCCGGGCTGTTTGTGCGTGACCTGTCGAGCCTGCAATACGATGAACGCAGCGGCCATTTGCTGGCGCTGTCGGATGAGTCGTTCCTGGTATTGGAACTGGATATCGACGGTCGCCCGCTGAGCAGCCTGTCACTGCTGAACGGGCGCCACGGCCTGAAAAAGCGCGTGCCCCAGGCGGAAGGGATCGCGATGGACGATGACGGTAATTTGTACCTGACCAGCGAGCCGAACTTGTTCTACGTCTTCAAGAAGCCGGATTCCTGA